The Gloeocapsa sp. DLM2.Bin57 genome segment GATTTGTTGCCAAGTTTGGGCTATTTCTAGCTGTAATTCTATATCTGCTGTTGCTTGTGCTTCTATGGCTGTTAAATTTTCTAAGGCTAAATCAAATTGTCTTTGTTTTAATAAAGTTCTGACTAACTGTAATTGTAAATCTAGATGTTCTCTTAAATCTAAACTAGTACTTTCTAAAAATTCTAGAGCTTCTTCGGTACGTTCTTGATATAGTAACAAGGTGAATAAGATTTCTTCTGCTTCTGTGTTGTCCGGATTAAGAGCGAGAATGCGTTGATAAGTAACTATAGCGCTTTCGTAGTCTTCCTCTCTCAATAAAACTGTACCTAAAGCTAGATGATATTTTAATTCTAAGGGTTCTAATTGTACAGCGCGATAATAAGCTTTAGCTGCGTTGTGATTATCGTCCATTTGAGCTAAACTATAACCTAGAGCATAGTAAAAACTCCCGTTATCGGGATCTAGTGATATTGCTCTTTGATAAGCCCTAGTTGCTGCTGCATAATTGTTTTGCAGTGCATAAAGATAACCTAACCCTGAGAATATCTTGGGGTTATCACTATCTATCTTTGCTGCTTGTTGATAAATAGCGATCGCCCTTTCATAGTTACCTGTTTCAAAATACTCACGTCCTTGACGTAAGAGGTTATCTAATTTTACTTCGGCTTTAACGGGAAGAATAGAGATACTTAATCCTAAAACAATCCCTGTGCACAATTTAAATATAGTTTTTGAGTAACTCATTATACTTTAATTTAATCGACTAAATTTTATAATATCTTAAACTATACTCCTTGCAGATAAGGAATAAAGCCACACCCTACATTTTCATTTCATTTGACTATCATAGGAATAAATATATCTTATTTGTCAAAAGATTGATTCTAGTATATGATAAATACTAGTCTTATCGAGCCTGAGTCATGATTCACGCAACACTGCATCAACTCGCCGTATTTGAAGCCACAGCGCGTTTAGGGAGTTTTACCCGCGCCGCAGAGGAGTTGTATATCACTCAACCGACGGTATCTAGTCAAATTAAGCAACTGACTAAAGTAATTGGTTTACCCTTGTTTGAACAAATTGGTAAACGTTTATACTTAACCGAAGCGGGCAAAGAGTTACTGAAAACCTGTCAAGATATTTTTGAACGTTTAGATAACTTTGAGATGAAAATTGCTGATCTCAAGGGTACTAAACAGGGAAAATTACGCCTAGCTGTAATTACTACGGCTAAATACTTTATTCCGAGGATTTTGGGGGCTTTTTGTGAACAGTATCCAGGTATAGACGTCTCTCTTGATGTCACCAATCATCAAAAAATGCAGCGTCAGATGTTGGAAAATGACCATGATTTGTATATCCTCAGTCAACCTCCCGAGGAAGTGGATTTACATAGTCAACCATTTCTAGAAAATCCTCTAGTAGTAGTAGCCCGTAGTGATCATCCTCTGGCTAAAGAGAAAAATATCCCGATTGAATCATTAAATCATGAACCCTTTATTATGCGTGAAGAAGGTTCGGGTACTCGCGCTGCAGTACTAGAACTTTTTGAACGTAATCAGATTCGAGTAGCGGTAAGGTTAGAGTTAGGTAGTAATGAAGCGATTAAACAGGCGATCGCTGGTGGTTTGGGGATATCAGTATTGTCTCAACATACCTTAATTTCCCAAATTCCTAACCCTGAGTTAGTCATACTAGACGTGCAACATTTTCCGATTCGGCGTCGTTGGTACGTTGCTCATCTCTCAGGAAAACGTCTCTCAATTATTGCCCAAACCTTTCTAGACTATTTGATCGTCAAAAGTCAACAGATAGATATTTCTTTGTTAAAAAATAATTTAGTTTCAAGAGGTTAAGGAATGCTCAATAGTCTTTACCAGACTGTCTGGTTAGTTCCCTGTTACTCTTTATTAGGGACGATTTTAGTTATACCTTGGTCACCTGGTTTGATGCGTAATCTTGGACCTAGAGCTAGTGGGTATATTAATATTTTGCTAACTACGATCGCTTTTTTACATAGTTTGCTCGCTTTGCCAATAGCTCTCCAGTCTAGTACTCAGTATAGTTCATTTAACTGGTTAGAGACGGCTAATTTAAACATTTCTTTAGATCTAGAATTTTCCCAAGTCAATATTATCGCCCTAATTCTGATTACAGGCTTAAATCTGTTAGCCCAAATCTACGCTGTAGGTTATATGGAGATGGATTGGGGATGGCCGAGGTTTTTCTCTCTGTTAAATCTATTTGAAGCGGGGATGTGTACCCTAGTTTTGTGTAATTCCTTGTTTTTTAGTTATGTAGTGCTAGAAATACTGACTCTGGGTACTTATTTATTGATTGGTTTTTGGTTCAATCAATCTTTAGTGGTAACTGGTGCGCGAGATGCTTTTTTAACTAAACGGGTAGGTGATTTAATCCTGTTAATGGGGGTAGTGGCTTTATTACCTTTAGCGGGAACTTGGAATTATACCGAACTAGCCAAATGGGCCCAAACCGCCCAAATTAGCTCTCAAACCGCTACTCTTCTCTGTTTAGCTTTAATTGCAGGACCTTTGGCTAAATGCGCTCAATTTCCTCTGCATTTATGGTTAGATGAAGCGATGGAAGGACCAATGCCAGCTACTATTTTACGTAGTACAGTGGTTGTATCTACAGGAGCTTGGGTATTAATTAAGTTACAACCAGTATTAGCCTTATCGGGGATAACCTCAGAGGTAATGTTGGTAATCGGTGCAGCTACAGCGGTAGGAGCTTCTTTAATAGCGATCGCCCAAATCGATATCAAAAGATCTCTCTCTTATTCGGTGAGTGGGTATATGGGTTTAGTCTTTATCGCGGTAGCAACTCAACAAGAGACGATCGCCCTGAAGCTATTATTAGTCTATGGGTTAGCCATGGCGTTGTTAGTCATGAGTATCGGTGGTATTGTCTTAAACAATATTAGCCAAGACTTGAGACAATATGGCGGTTTATGGAGTCGTCGTCCGATTTCAGGTGTAGCCTATCTAGTGGGGGCAACAGCTTTAGTAGCTTTTCCACCTTTAGGGGGTTTTTGGGTATTAAGTGAATTTGTGCAAGGATTATGGAAAGAACACCCAGCAGTAGCCCTAGTAGTAATTCTGGTGAATGGTTTAACCGCTTTTAGCGTGATGCGGGAATTTTGCGCTATTTTTGGAGGTGAACCGAAAGCTATGACGGTGCGATCGCCAGAAGGTTTATGGGCGTTAGTTTTACCCATGACTTTTTTAACGGG includes the following:
- a CDS encoding NAD(P)H-quinone oxidoreductase subunit F, with translation MLNSLYQTVWLVPCYSLLGTILVIPWSPGLMRNLGPRASGYINILLTTIAFLHSLLALPIALQSSTQYSSFNWLETANLNISLDLEFSQVNIIALILITGLNLLAQIYAVGYMEMDWGWPRFFSLLNLFEAGMCTLVLCNSLFFSYVVLEILTLGTYLLIGFWFNQSLVVTGARDAFLTKRVGDLILLMGVVALLPLAGTWNYTELAKWAQTAQISSQTATLLCLALIAGPLAKCAQFPLHLWLDEAMEGPMPATILRSTVVVSTGAWVLIKLQPVLALSGITSEVMLVIGAATAVGASLIAIAQIDIKRSLSYSVSGYMGLVFIAVATQQETIALKLLLVYGLAMALLVMSIGGIVLNNISQDLRQYGGLWSRRPISGVAYLVGATALVAFPPLGGFWVLSEFVQGLWKEHPAVALVVILVNGLTAFSVMREFCAIFGGEPKAMTVRSPEGLWALVLPMTFLTGMVLHLPLLLGVAGLLPNSGSFNEGLIGMLLLSTLLGGGLAIYIYLNDKITKPIVLQPQGIQDFFAYDFYTAKLYKLTIVGAVNLVSQLISWFDRFIIDGIVNLVGLVTVFSGQSLKYNVSGQTQFYALSILIGVAIFCFLILL
- a CDS encoding tetratricopeptide repeat protein encodes the protein MSYSKTIFKLCTGIVLGLSISILPVKAEVKLDNLLRQGREYFETGNYERAIAIYQQAAKIDSDNPKIFSGLGYLYALQNNYAAATRAYQRAISLDPDNGSFYYALGYSLAQMDDNHNAAKAYYRAVQLEPLELKYHLALGTVLLREEDYESAIVTYQRILALNPDNTEAEEILFTLLLYQERTEEALEFLESTSLDLREHLDLQLQLVRTLLKQRQFDLALENLTAIEAQATADIELQLEIAQTWQQINNLDQALAAYHRAIQLQPDLTPAQEKIAAILLQQENYLEAIVAYRRLIELSPNQPENYYYLGIALQGRNRHQEALQVWQEALTLYQEQNNQSGVEKITLLLNNE
- a CDS encoding LysR family transcriptional regulator, translating into MIHATLHQLAVFEATARLGSFTRAAEELYITQPTVSSQIKQLTKVIGLPLFEQIGKRLYLTEAGKELLKTCQDIFERLDNFEMKIADLKGTKQGKLRLAVITTAKYFIPRILGAFCEQYPGIDVSLDVTNHQKMQRQMLENDHDLYILSQPPEEVDLHSQPFLENPLVVVARSDHPLAKEKNIPIESLNHEPFIMREEGSGTRAAVLELFERNQIRVAVRLELGSNEAIKQAIAGGLGISVLSQHTLISQIPNPELVILDVQHFPIRRRWYVAHLSGKRLSIIAQTFLDYLIVKSQQIDISLLKNNLVSRG